ttttgtcagTGTTAAAGTCATATTGTCATATTGCATTGTTTTCTTATATACAGTTCAATATTAGGTTTGGTGAattttcaatagttttgatAGTGATATGTTTGTTCTGTTATAGGAGTTTTATCACGGTATGGAATCCAAATCCCGGACGAGGTGTACGCCTGGGTGATGGTGTTTGTGTTGCCCGTTAATGCAGCAATCAACCCGTTCTTGTACACGGCTTCAGCTGTGTGGAGGAAGCGAAGATATAGAGTTAGGTAATAATGAGGATGTATTTATGTGAATGAAATGGTGTCACCCTTGGGAAACTGACGAGTCCTTTTCAAGCCTTACATCATGTTGCGAAACAACATTGCAATATTCTGTTAAtctttatttgaaaagacaCATACACCATTAGACTAAATTACATGAATTGCTAAAGACACAACAGATTACTCATTGCCTTATCTTTGAATCCGTGTGTATCTTTTACGTATCGGCATTATCGGAACGgctgatttatttatttttttttttgtccaaaCGCTGATCTAAAGAAGTGGGTCGCAAAAATCTCTATATTTCGCATATATACAGGATTTGTCACGAGTTTCCTGATTAGTGCCATTTCGTCATTCTGTATCTCGTGTTTTCAAGGAGTAAAGAcgaaatgacaaaaaataaaacacgaaAAGACAAAATTGATAAACGCTTATTAACGACTAAATTCTTCGCCTTTTCGCTTCAAAAtacgccccgaaaagacgaaaaataaCCAATGTTAAATGTCGTCTTTTCGTTTACAACGTTAAAAAAAGATGttacaccgctgacaaatggtatttttctctaccaaaaacaggagtagacgaattagtattattcttcagttacaaaagttacttacttgacaccattaccaccattgaaaagtttgagcgtatttgactttttgaaatttaagatttgttaattttcgtggAATAAAAGACGAGTTTTTTTAAGCGAAAAGACGAagaattagtttttttttcgtcttttatgtacgaaaagacgaaatttcaGGTTTAATTTTTGTCTTTTCGGATCGAAAAAAAATCGAGAtaaaaagacgagatttttgatgGCGCTAAGTAGCGTACATCAATTTCGTCTTTTTTGTGTGTTTGACTTTTCTTCTTTTCGTCCAAGAATGACGAAGTTAAGAATTGTTAATTAGGGGAAGAGACCAAAAAACGAGAATTATGATCATTTTGGGCCAAAAGACAAACAGAtaaaaatggcacaaatcagtcACCGTAGTGTCTTTTTATATTAGGCGagcaaaaaaaatgaaagttcgATCAAAATCAATCTCAAATGAAGGGAAACGAATAacagatttttttaatataaattaagtGTGCCTTCTTTTCTTACCGTTTGGAGTTTTCCGGAAGATGATCAATTAATCGGTCGGTTGCGATTCGGACCATATCACTAAAAACCAAAAGTCGCTCAAGTATCAATATGTCTTAAAAATAGTGCTAAAATAATTAGcttatttaaaggcccactttctttccggaggaaaacataaaggtttcttaaaatcattaataacatcagaaaatatataccaatggcctaagatgaggttacaacaccaaacttcctgcgtaatgtttgataacagtggagagttatttcgctgttttgccgtctggcgcagtgatagtcaactaccgcgcggtatttaggacgacggcgggaaacataagacgacccgcgttatgaaaattaacattttatttattttaatcaaattgttcataatgtgatgacacgtgtagtattaacggtaagttaataactttagcgaatatacaaaaatatcgctctcgttttactttcccattttagaaactaaaagccgtttcgaaaaggtagtgagcctttaaAATATTAATCTAATTTCATCttgtaaattatttcaaaataaagctGCGAATTTAATGCAAGGAAAAAAGTTGAAATCTATCAATTACCTGTAGCGAAAACTGAACGAAACCAATATTAATTCGTGTTCCAAAATTTCATGGAtccaaaataattacaaaaaacgtcattttatatgtaaaataataattatataccttaaatattaattatcatattatcatcatcattattttattactattattttttACAGAAACTGAGAATACATCGCCTTCACACTACAGATGTTTTGGTCACCGGTGGTCAAAGAATGTTCAGTTGTCACGACTATTATACAGGACGAATAGTTTAATGTATGTCAGTGTGTTCTTGTATTTCGGATTGTTAGTTCTATACCATGTGACCGTGTGTGGATTTTTTATGTGTGTCTTGTTAAAGGGACAAATTACCTTGAatggttggaattacttccttatCGGCTCATGTCTTTTTTTATCGCAATAAAAACTTCTGCTTGTTTTAAGTgtcatttttttgtataaaatatactCATTAACATTGAGATCATTTCACATGATAAATCTTTTGGTCTAtttcagattatatatatatatctgaataaGAAATTCAGGTTAATTCCAGGCGGAATTCCACAGTATCTTGTGAAATGCAAGTAAATGTCTGGGCAAATTAACATTTGTCCTCTTTTGAGAaaattttaacttaaatttACTTGAGATTGACCTGAATATATActtgaatgtacatgtacatgaagatATTCTGCATGTGTACGGTTGCCATTGAATAAGTTATGGCAAAAAGTCAAATTTGTCGATTTGTAATTATATCAGAAAGGACAATTACTGTTCATGTAAATGGATTccaattgaattgaaataagaTTGATAGTTTAATAAATgcttaaaacatttaaaatcgATTTTACATTAAATCGGAAAAACTTAAAACTGATCAAATTATGGAGGCCTAACATGGTCAATGTGGCATTGAAACATGatgtttcaaaatgtaaatCAGAAGagaaacttaaagatgctctaccttTTCGAAACAAAGATTCTTAACgcaataataacaaaattaatatggCCTAAAGACGAGGTTACAACACtaaaccacagggacctggcacgatttttttaaactaacagtatacatatatatatatatatatattatagtatcaagggtatgaactcggcggtcgagaaaaacggacctatttttttttaaaccgtaattattttaataattatactattgatactataatatatatatatatgtacagtatactattggttaaaatttttcgtgccaggtccctgtgcactAAACACATATAAGATATCCTATATAATCTTTGTTAACAGCGCAGATTCATTTCGATACTACGACCTgtttcaatgaaaattaatatttgattgattttaattaaaatgcgcagaaggtgataataagtattgtaatacatataattaattaatggtTATTAAGCTAATAACTATTGCGACTCAACATTTTTTCAATCTCGTTTTAAtacataaacattaaaaatgaaagaTCATTTTGGAAAGGTATAGTGGGTTTTTAACCAGGAAATCTTGTCTGATCACAAATTTACGGCgcgcattttttttttgtgcgtcgtaaacctgtggtctaattacaggtaaatgaCATCAAAAGAATAACCCTGTATAGAAATTGGCACACAACACAAAGAACTACAGAAACATGACATCAAAGGAACGACAACTCTCGGTAAAAATAGGTAGGCCTACATGGTATCAAATCAATAGATGAATTTAAACAACGATAACTTATGGAAGCGTTTTAGACTCAAATATACTGtaggaaaatatttttcaggacagcgatattttttttatttacggTCACCAGAAAATAAGGCCGCCAAAATATTTTCGTTAACAGTTACACCGAAATATTTAGTGTAGTGCACTAGTGTAATATGCTTAGGCATTTTTATAAAGGAACATTTACTCCAGATTCTCATGAATTTTAATACACGTTTTATGAAacagatattttgataataagtTGTTATTATAAGCAAATCATTACTTTTCTCATGGTACAAACATTATCAAATTTTTCcgtctattgaaacattttttataaagtgtcaaacttgtttgtttttgggacaccctgtttACACTGTACGTGATAAACATTTAGTGTATTATGTATAGGACAAACCTCGAGTTGGTGTTGAATAGGCAAGAGAAAACACACCTATCGAGACCGAAGGCCCGAGATAGGGTGTTTTCTCTGGTCTTTTCTACACCAACGAGTGGTTTATCCAACTTAAAACATTCTCATTCCCTTTTGACCCCCATCAAACATTGCAACAATTCAACTATCCAACTGTTGGATAGTTGAATAGAACTTAATTGGTTACATAGGtaaatcaagtttattcaaTGGTCTAATGAACACAACCAGGAAAGGTTAATATATACTAGGTTCACTAGTACTGTACACGTGCATTCTATTCGCCATATCACTGTTACACGGTCATTGATTAAGAATGGATTAAACATGGCATTGCTGTTTATAGTGATAATTCAATCATTAATTACACACAACGATCAAAAAAAATCTGTGAATTTTATTCTTGTTGATATCAAATGaagattttaatattgaaataacCTATTTTCAGCGATATTTATGATAAGGAAATTGTAAATTCCGAAGGAGCAAAAGTGTTCTTGGAATCCAATTCATGATTGGAAACAAAACacaccttaaagatgctccatcgccgacagagcataaatgatattcatcatttaaacaataactggcgtgtaatcgtgtatatatctgtctaattaacacaaaaactaatataaaataatttattttgcctttggtgcatgcacaattagtacttcattccatataggatatagtgccacggaattttttcgggatgcaattaattattttttatatttttacttttaagaaaaaatagaagctcaaacttttcaatggtggtaattgtgtaaagtacgtaatttttgtaactgaagaaaaatactaaatcgtctgcttttgatagtgaaaaaacatcatttgttagcgatggagcatctttaaagaagaGTTGTGGAAAATATACCTCTAACATAGGATATAATTTGACACCTAAGTTATCACTTCTCTTGTGTAGAGGTGATGTGTCATGCAAACAAAGGACATTGTGTAAGGATTGTAAAACCAGAATTGTTCTAAATAGAAATCGAACGTAACTTCATATTAAAATCACGCAGTGTTTTTTTCCTCAATAATTTCAGGGCCTGCATCTTTTCATTTGGGAAAACACTACATTGTATCTTTCTTGAAACATGCATATTTTTAGAGATTTTTGGagaaaattttaacataaaattgggaaaatacagcaaaattttTCAAGGTGAAATGGCCTTTATTCGGCTCCAAATGCACCTAAAACTCACTGTCATTGATTTTGTACTAAGTGTTCGTTGTGCTTGAAGAATCatttataacacatatacaggatgaaggaatatttattaattgattttttcgcaaaagtttttttttcttacacaATATCTATACGCACATGTACAAGTATTGTGTATTTTACTTACATGTCTACCACAGTAAAATGGACCTTtgtttcaaagttttttttattgttccCAAGGCTTAAAAATCATGTGTATTTATCACTAGATTAGAACTGTTGGATATTTGACTATCCAACGGTAATACTGTTGGTCCACCTGACCATAATTGGATAGTGAAACTATACATCAATGggtgattttttaatttatacttATAAAACTGACTCactattttaatgtaatatattttctttgaaaGTGCATTCCTTTTAAAAGACAGATggtacatacatattttatgcTTGCATGACCCTCAGATAAAACGTAATAGATAATTGTTGACGCTAAAAATCCAATATCAAAAGTGAATTCAAAATGTCAGCGTTTCTTctcaaaattacaacatatcAGTTTCGACAGCGTTGAGCCCTATCAGCACAAAAACCATAATGTTTTGCACATGTTATTAATTTACTTTCGTTGTGTTCATGTTTCTGGTGGACACTGTCAATGACCACTCTTGTCGAGTAACATTTCATTTGTCACATACATTAGCAATATCACATATAGTTTAGATTAACAGTATTTTGCGTCATTGTTTGAGAGTGTGTCTAAGTTACTGGATGCAGTTTTCAGGGTAACCAAACCTGAGAATAACTCAGTCTTTAGGTCAATTATTCTGTGAAATTGATTTAGTCTCCACCAGTCTCAAGGTCTGCCATTTTGTGATATTGCTCCAAACTCAAAGTCATTTGTTCTGTGGCATCGACATTGTTTCAGGACACTTGTTCATTTACATCGATTAAGTTTCTAAAACAGTTGTTTCAGTCTTAAGGAGCCATTTTGTGATCTCGCTCTAGTTGTTCTCTTATATATCGCTCCAGTCTCAAGGCTGTTCTGTGACATCGCTCCAGTCTCAAAGCTGTTCTGTGACATCGCTCCAGTCTCAAGGCTGTTCTGTGACATCGCTCCAGTCTCAAGGCTGTTCTGTGACATCGCTCCAGTTTCAAGGCTGTTCTGTGACATCGCTCCAGTCTCAATGTTGTTCTGTGACATCGCTCCAGTCTCAAGGCTGTTCTGTGACATCGCCCCAGTCTCAAGGCTGTTCTGTGACATCGCCCCAGTCTCAAGGCTGTTCTGTGACATCGCTCCAGTCTCAAGGCTGTTCTGTGACATCGCCAAAGTCTCAAGGCTGTTCTGTGACATCGCTCCAGTCTAAAGGCTGTTCTGTGACATCGCCCCAGTCTAAAGGCTGTTCTGTGACATCGCCCCAGTCTCAAGGCTGTTCTGTGACATCGCCCCAGTCTCAAGGCTGTTCTGTGACATCGCCCCAGTCTCAAGGCTGTTCTGTGACATCGCCCCAGTCTCAAGGCTGTTCTGTGACATCGCTCCAGTCTCAAGGCTGTTCTGTGACATCGCCCCAGTCTCAAGGCTGTTCTGTGACATCGCCCCAGTCTCAAGGCTGTTCTGTGACATCGCTCAAGTCTCAAGGCTGTTCTGTGACATCGCTCCAGTCTCAAGGCTGTTCTGTGACATCGCCCCAGTCTCAAGGCTGTTCTGTGACATCGCTCCAGTCTCAAGGCTGTTCTGTGACATCGCCCCAGTCTCAAGGCTGTTCTGTGACATCGCTCCAGTCTCAAGGCTGTTCTGTGACATCGCTCCAGTCTCAAGGCTGTTCTGTGACATCGCTCCAGTCTCAAGGCTGTTCTGTGACATCGCCCCAGTCTCAAGGCTGTTCTGTGACATCGCTCCAGTCTCAAGGCTGTTCTGTGACATCGCCCCAGTCTCAAGGCTGTTCTGTGACATCGCTCCAGTCTCGAGGCTGTTCTGTGACATCGCTTCAGTCTCAAGGCTGTTCTGTGACATCGCTCCAGTCTCAAGGCTGTTCTGTGACATCGCCCCAGTCTCAAGGCTGTTCTGTGACATCGCCCCAGTCTCAAGGCTGTTCTGTGACATCGCTCCAGTCTCAAGGTCAGTTGTTCTGTGACATTGCTGTGCTTTCATTGTTGCTGTTTCTTCTGGTTGCAATTGAGACAAAGAAACACAAACATGTGGAAAATACTATACAGATGTATTATTTCGATAACAATGCTATCCTTGAATGCTACTTCAAGTCAATTTGTTAAACAATCAGATATTCTACCCCAGAAAGAAAGTGATATAGAACAGAACTTTTTCGGAAATGAAAGTTTCAACGATTTCATTGGTGAGTCTAACGAAGAAAGCAAGAAACCGGTGATTACAACGCAGCTGCCAGATGGAACCCAAACAAGTAAGTTTGTAACGCGATTTTTCATTAGTCTAgtaattttatttatcaaatctGAGACTTAAAGGTTGAAACAGGAACTTTCAGTTTTTGCATCGAATTAAGGtttcttcattaattttacaGAATGTACACAGGccatttaatttattcatttgttaaGGTTTCTTTGTATAAGTTTCTATTGAAAATCCTTACATTTTGTATCAGTTACTGAATATTTGATTGTTTACCATTGTTTACCATTAAGTTCCTAATTGATATCCTCAATATTAAAATAGTGCTTCagtttatttctttgtttagtttttgagttatttttatacacaaaaaaaaaattaaaaacttttgagATCCCAAGTGTGattaataatttataattttctcATTCGATATTATACATAGATCATCAGTGATCTTAGTTATTCCTTGGCaatcttcttcttctttttaaaatatggaACTAGTTACTGTGTATTgcctttttatttaaaaaatatatgttatccAGTTATGtttattgattaatttattCTGAAGTGCTTTGgagtaaaattaaatttcatcaGTATTATTCCATATATGTTTACTTTTGCACATTCCGCTTTTACATCATTGTTTAAAGCAAAATGATTTGtgcttaaataatatttcactATTGCCAAAAAGATTTATACTCAATATGCCTTGCTGGATGTGATTAGAAGATTTTTGGATAATAAACTGTCATTGTTATAGCCTGCTGAAATATAGCTGATGTTTTTCGGATGTCTAACCCCTTTTGTGGTGCTACACGCGTACACTTGATATACTGCATTAAATATCTGTAATGATGTGATCAGGCAtcgatttctcaaaacaattCTAAAACTGACACATACGGAGAAAAACTTAAGCTTTAACATAATTTTGTacttttgtttcaagaaatcagTGTCTGTTTGTATAGATAAGACGTGACGTGACGGTACGTTCATTACTCAACCTCCGTCTATTACTATACTATTTGTGTACATGTTTGGCTTGTTACTTTTTTAAGATCGTGATTTGTAAGAGTAACCGTTTCCAGTATTTTATTCGAAAATCGTTTGGTTAATGTATGCACATGAAAATTGAGAATTTAATTATAGGGctttaatttggaaaaaacGTAATTTTTGTGCAGGGAAAACTATGATATAGCGGACCAGAAGGAAGTTCTCACACAATTACTAGGTGAACTGACTTATATTAAAGAACCAGGACCGATTATATTCTACTTGTGGTAGATTTCGGTAACAGattaaaattatctaaaaatagtatATTATTTACACTGCCCttcaaaagttctgttacatcAATAAACATTTCTTGACAATTCATCTCCAACTCTCAGAAAAGCATTGAATGAGTTAAGGAAGAAAAATAAGTTGATAATTCATATATACTGATGTCTGTATTAACaagatttaaatatttctgtacttatgtttatttgtaaaattgatTGTGTAACACAACTTTTGGAGGACAGTGTATGTGTgatgtatttctttttatttatgtCTACGTCCACACAAGGAGAGGAATTAATCTTTCTTTCTCTCATTATTAGTATCAACAAAGAAGATCATAAATCGATGTAAAATTTCTCATTAACCACCTGTCATTTTCTTTAATTCTATGACGTCTGCAATCATTGAAGTGTTTGTGACAGAATTGAAAGTTTCCCTGTGgattttgatcattttaggGCATTTTGTAATACTATATCAAATGGCTTTCATCGAATTTCAGGTAGATGTGAGGATAACGTGCAAATCTCGTGTCCACCAGACCGACTTGCCAATTACAAATGTCATATTTATTGTTCAGATATGAAAAACGGCGATAATTGTGGTAAGTGCGACGAAATAGATGCGTCATCGTCGTTAGTAATATGTTAGTTAATCAAACAAGTTATTTTCTGACTTATTGGACGACATtcaaatatatgtgatatttgaGTGTTAGTTTTACAAGAATTCCCATTTTCGTCTTCTCGTGATATGATACATTTTCCACGCACATGTTCTCTTATATATGGACAAACCATCtaatataatttacatacaCACTAGTAAAGCACAAATCAGTCGGTGGCGCACGTCCTAATAGGTTGATATGCTTGCTTGAATCCTATTGGCATTTTTGCGATAAGTGAGTTAATAATTTAACTGTTATCAGAGTTTTTTAAGAATACTGAAACCCTCGTTGTCAGTAGACTATGGCATTCAGGATTTCTTATATAGATTTTACTTCCAAACATTTgatactactatatatatagtatgtactGGTTATAATCGATTACGATTATTTTCCGGATTATAAAACATTCTGAGCAATATGAGTCCagatatttaatgaaaaaaaaattaatggcATAAATAGtcaagaaaaatataaatgttctcATCATATTATTGTGATTATCTTTCAGAACCCTATAACTGTTCAAGTTTGGTTTCATCCTGTGAGCCTACCGTCTTGAATGCCACCCTTATATGTAGAGAGTTAGACATATGTATGGAAATCAACCAGCTCAACATTTCTAGCAGGAACATTACCATTGTACCCGACAACGTGTTTGTTGGGTTATCGGAGCTGCTGTTTTTATATCTGGACTCCAACAAGATACGTGTTCTCTCTCCCAGAGTCTTCTACGGACTGTCTAATCTTGTTTATCTTAATCTAGCATCAAACGACATTGAATATATACCCCACGAAATCTTCGATGGACTGACTCATCTTGTCTATCTTATATTAGAATCAAATGACATTGAAGTTATACCCCACGACACCTTCTACGGACTGTCTAATCTTGTTTATCTTAATCTAGCATCAAACGACATTGAATATATACCCCACGACATCTTCTACGGACTGACTCATCTTACCTATCTTAATCTAGAATCAAATGACATTGAAGTTATACCCCACGACACCTTCTACAGACTGTCTAATCTTGATTATCTTAATCTAGCATCAAACGACATTGAATATATACCCCACGACATCTTCTACGGACTGTCTCATCTTACCTATCTTAATCTAGAATCAAATGACATTGAAGTTATACCCCATGACATCTTCTACGGACTGTCTAATCTTACCTATCTTCACCTACACCGTAACAAAATAAAACGCTTACCACACGATGTTTTCCATCATCTCTCTGCACTGTCCGAGCTTGACATGAGCAGCAATAATATTGTAGATCTGCCAAACAAGTTGTTCCATGGATTGCATGATTTGTTCCTTCTTGATATatctaacaattacataacGGAAATACCATTGGATATGTTCTTAGGACTAGGAATCCAAGGAATCATCGTCGATGAACAGGGCTCTCCGCAGTATAATAAATCCACAGTGTCCTCTACCAAACAGTTGAAAATAGAACATTTAAACTTATCATACAATAACTTGACACATTTGCCAACTCTACCGAGTACGATACAGAACTTGAATATCATGGgaaataaattaattgtaaaagaaCATATGTTTGACAGATtagaaaatttaacaaaattacttACGGACACCCCTTTCATGTGTTGCGTAAAGCCACTGTCGGTAGCGGACAATAACTGCATTCAAACAAAATTATCGTTTATAGAATGTGTCTTTCTAAACTGTAAATCTGAAGTTGATGCTATATCCTCATGTTTTGCCTTGGTTGGTTCTACTGTTCTCAGAGTTTGTCTTTGGATGATTGGAACTTCTGCTTTCATTGGAAATCTACTTGTCATTGTTTACAGATTGTCCCTGGATAGgcataacattaaaaataattattcacTTTTCACACTGAATTTGGCTATTTCTGATTTACTGATGGCAATCTACCTATTGACAATAGGTGTGATTGATATGTATTATGACGGTGTGTACGCCTGGAATGACCAGAAATGgagaaaaagtattttatgtACCACAGCAGGTGTGATGTCGACTGTATCCAGTGAGATGTCGACGTTTCTCATTTTACTGGTGACGATAGACAGACTTATTGTTGTTATGTTCCCGCTGTCTCGTCTGTCTCGGGGAGACATATCCTGGAGGTTAGCTGTGACTGCCTCTGTGTTGTTGTGGATTGTTTCAATCACACTTACCGTAATCCCTATTGTGACCATGAAGTCATACTTCAACGGTGAATTCTACTCCCAATCAGGCGTGTGTCTGGCACTACCACTTACAGGAGTTGAACAACCAGGTACAGAATATTCCTTTGCTGTGTTCGTTTGCCTCAACAGCATATTGTTTGCTGTAATATTCTTGGGAcaaatttgtatttgtaaaagtTTGAGGAAAGGTGGTTGCCACATCACCTTGTCTCAGAATCGTCAGAGAGAGAGGAGCGTAGCGACGACTCTGTTCTTTGTGGTGATGACAGACTTCTGCTGTTGGTTCCCGATTGGTGTCATGGGTACGTTTCTCGTCACGATTGGCCAATTTCCATTTAACGCATTGATATGTGGTTAAACATACAAagacaaatatttacaaatgtagaTAATATACTAAGTGTCGGTTTAtgttctttgtttgtttttgtcagTGTTAAAGTCATATTGTCATATTGCATTGTTTTCTTATATACAGTTCAATATTAGGTTTGGTGAattttcaatagttttgatAGTGATATGTTTGTTCTGTTGTAGGAGTTTTATCACGGTATGGAATCCAAATCCCGGACGAGGTGTACGCCTGGGTGATGGTGTTTGTGTTGCCCGTCAATGCAGCAATCAACCCGTTCTTGTACACGGCTTCAGCTGTGTGGAGGAAGCGAAGGTACAGAGCGAGGTAATTATGAGGATGTATTTATGTGAATGAAATGGACGTTCATTGGTCTCACCGTTGGGAAACTGACGAGTCCTTTTCAAGCCTTACATCATGTTGCGAAACAACAttgcaatattttgtttaatctttatttgaaaagacaCATACACCATTAGACTAAATTACATGAATTGCTAAAGACACAACAGATTACTCATTGCCTTATCTTTGAATCCGTGTGTATCTTTTACGTCTCGGCATTATCGGAACgactgatttatttatttatttttttttttttttgttgttgtccaAACGCTGATCTAAAGAAGTGGGTCGCAAAAATCTCTATATTTCGCATATATACAGGATTTGTCACGAGTTTCCTGATTAGTGCCATTTCGTCATTCTGTATCTCGTGTTTTCAAGGAGTAAAGAcgaaatgacaaaaaataaaacacgaaAAGACAAAATTGATAAACGCTTTTTAACGACTAAATTCTTCGCCTTTTCGCTTCAAAAtacgccccgaaaagacgaaaaataaCCAATGTTAAATGTCGTCTTTTCGTTTTCGATGttacaccgctgacaaatggtatttttctcaaccaaaaacaggagtagacgaattagtattattcttcagttacaaaagttacttactttacaccactcccccccccccccccccattgaaaagtttgagcgtatttgactttttgaaattaagatttgttaattttcgtggAATAAAAGACGAGTTTTTTGAAGCGAAAAGACGAAGAATTAGGTTTGTTTTCGTCTTTTATgtacgaaaagacgaaatttca
This genomic window from Argopecten irradians isolate NY chromosome 11, Ai_NY, whole genome shotgun sequence contains:
- the LOC138334465 gene encoding aggrecan core protein-like, producing MSQNSLETLAMSQNSLETGAMSQNSLETGAMSQNSLETGAMSQNSLETGAMSQNNIETGAMSQNSLETGAMSQNSLETGAMSQNSLETGAMSQNSFETGAMSQNSLETGAIYKRTTRARSQNGSLRLKQLF
- the LOC138334466 gene encoding aggrecan core protein-like is translated as MKAQQCHRTTDLETGAMSQNSLETGAMSQNSLETGAMSQNSLETGAMSQNSLETEAMSQNSLETGAMSQNSLETGAMSQNSLETGAMSQNSLETGAMSQNSLETGAMSQNSLETGAMSQNSLETGAMSQNSLETGAMSQNSLETGAMSQNSLETGAMSQNSLETGAMSQNSLET
- the LOC138335750 gene encoding G-protein coupled receptor GRL101-like; translation: MFSSYYCDYLSEPYNCSSLVSSCEPTVLNATLICRELDICMEINQLNISSRNITIVPDNVFVGLSELLFLYLDSNKIRVLSPRVFYGLSNLVYLNLASNDIEYIPHEIFDGLTHLVYLILESNDIEVIPHDTFYGLSNLVYLNLASNDIEYIPHDIFYGLTHLTYLNLESNDIEVIPHDTFYRLSNLDYLNLASNDIEYIPHDIFYGLSHLTYLNLESNDIEVIPHDIFYGLSNLTYLHLHRNKIKRLPHDVFHHLSALSELDMSSNNIVDLPNKLFHGLHDLFLLDISNNYITEIPLDMFLGLGIQGIIVDEQGSPQYNKSTVSSTKQLKIEHLNLSYNNLTHLPTLPSTIQNLNIMGNKLIVKEHMFDRLENLTKLLTDTPFMCCVKPLSVADNNCIQTKLSFIECVFLNCKSEVDAISSCFALVGSTVLRVCLWMIGTSAFIGNLLVIVYRLSLDRHNIKNNYSLFTLNLAISDLLMAIYLLTIGVIDMYYDGVYAWNDQKWRKSILCTTAGVMSTVSSEMSTFLILLVTIDRLIVVMFPLSRLSRGDISWRLAVTASVLLWIVSITLTVIPIVTMKSYFNGEFYSQSGVCLALPLTGVEQPGTEYSFAVFVCLNSILFAVIFLGQICICKSLRKGGCHITLSQNRQRERSVATTLFFVVMTDFCCWFPIGVMGVLSRYGIQIPDEVYAWVMVFVLPVNAAINPFLYTASAVWRKRRYRARN